The Apium graveolens cultivar Ventura chromosome 6, ASM990537v1, whole genome shotgun sequence genome contains a region encoding:
- the LOC141667554 gene encoding protein DWD HYPERSENSITIVE TO UV-B 1, with product MAIDIQTLERRYVGSCQQQGTQPNKAILVALFKAKVKKAHHEDCNLVIYMDDVKDVDFNPLVRLLMEIDESEINGVDMLQRSSCFMSVEHVLFLLHIIRKKLRVVDLLDMSFGKKFLLDISRRGLTCQVLNLRSSHFRKLNMTGNFMQMHTLNLDFSTSLSSFEESCFTCMPKLRCLSLCETRVSNLWTTSAALNKLTSLIELRFQNSLCADDVAGSCQGSSGADAEYSIGSGHLESVLPTHDGETMDNHFSADGDMDLFPMDMLDFQHELHSIPENPSDESEEEFSGWGEHFFLNNLFTDDLPWWNEMIDPESQSTSSGSLEMQIEEDYATVSSSSRSISYTAPTKYISSHPSPICFEKHYREYMIASLPNLRILDNLPIRKIDRDTAKIIFAENFEYLPYNRKNEESLVSIVQSREMAAGGIFNRRCTRRPFYSSGKSQYLYSRSLCAAKLGSSAWPFLRPLSISGSVSINDRRKFRPRQFEYHPSNSSLMVFGTLDGEVVAINHESEKIVSYIPSLGAMNSVLGLSWLKKYPSKLIAGSDNGSLKLYDIQHAPSMTMGIPHNISSVSYVEFDQLTSVHVNSTDELFLASGYSKDVALYDISSGKRIQVFTDMHRQHINVVKFANHSPSLFATSSFDQDIKMWDLRQKPVQPCYKTSSCRGNVMVCFSPDDHYLLASAIDNEVKQFLAVDGRLHLDFGIASTGSTQNYTRSYYMNGRDYVISGSCDENVVRICCAQTGRRLRDITFNGKGSRTSMFVQSLRSDPYRDFNMSILAAYSRPGSNSEILKVNLLASSDYDKEYLCQDNRSQLCSMGG from the exons ATGGCTATTGATATCCAGACTTTAGAAAGAAG GTATGTTGGTTCGTGCCAACAGCAAGGAACTCAACCTAATAAAGCGATTTTAGTGGCCTTGTTCAAG GCTAAGGTCAAGAAAGCCCACCATGAGGACTGTAACCTTGTCATATACATGGATGATGTGAAGGATGTTGATTTTAATCCACTTGTTAGGTTACTCATGGAAATTGACGAGTCTGAGATTAACGGAGTCGACATGCTTCAGAGATCATCATGCTTTATGAGTGTAGAACATGTTCTGTTCTTGCTGCATATAATCAGAAAAAAACTTCGAGTTGTTGATCTCCTCGACATGTCCTTCGGGAAGAAATTTTTGTT GGATATCTCGCGGAGAGGGTTGACATGCCAAGTTTTAAATTTAAGGTCTTCCCATTTCCGGAAGCTCAACATGACTGGAAATTTTATGCAGATGCATACACTCAATCTTGATTTCAGTACTTCACTTTCTAGCTTTGAAGAGAGTTGTTTCACTTGCATGCCGAAATTAAGATGCCTCTCATTGTGTGAAACAAGGGTTTCTAATCTTTGGACAACCAGTGCAGCACTAAATAAACTGACTTCCTTAATTGAACTCCGCTTTCAGAATAGCTTATGTGCTGATGACGTAGCAGGGTCTTGTCAGGGTTCATCTGGCGCGGATGCAGAATACTCTATTGGTTCAGGGCATCTGGAAAGTGTCCTACCAACACATGATGGAGAAACCATGGATAACCATTTTAGTGCAGATGGCGATATGGACTTATTTCCAATGGATATGTTGGATTTTCAACATGAACTGCATAGTATACCAGAAAATCCATCAGATGAAAGTGAAGAGGAATTTTCTGGTTGGGGTGagcatttttttttaaataatcttTTTACAGATGATCTTCCATGGTGGAACGAAATGATTGATCCAGAAAGTCAG AGTACATCTTCTGGCTCATTGGAAATGCAAATTGAAGAAGATTATGCCACAGTTTCGTCGAGTTCGAGGAGCATATCATATACTGCTCCCACAAAGTATATTTCTAGTCATCCTTCACCAATTTGCTTCGAGAAACACTATAGAGAGTACATGATAGCTTCATTACCTAATTTAAGAATTCTCGATAATTTGCCAATCAGAAAGATAGACAGGGACACTGCAAAGATTATATTTGCAGAAAATTTTGAGTATCTGCCATACAATAGGAAGAATGAAGAGAGTCTTGTTAGTATCGTACAAAGTCGTGAAATGGCTGCAGGCGGTATTTTTAACCGCAGATGTACAAGAAGGCCATTTTACTCTTCAGGAAAGTCTCAGTATTTGTACTCCAGGTCCCTTTGTGCTGCCAAATTAGGTTCTTCTGCTTGGCCTTTCTTGCGCCCTCTTTCTATATCAGGCAGTGTATCCATAAATGATAGAAGGAAATTCCGTCCACGACAGTTTGAGTACCACCCATCTAACTCTAGCCTTATGGTTTTTGGGACGCTGGATGGTGAAGTAGTTGCCATCAACCATGAAAGTGAGAAGATTGTTAGCTACATTCCATCCCTTGGCGCAATGAATAGTGTCCTTGGATTGTCTTGGCTCAAGAAGTATCCTTCTAAG CTAATTGCTGGTTCTGATAATGGATCCCTTAAGTTGTATGATATTCAGCATGCACCTTCGATGACCATGGGCATCCCTCACAATATTAGTTCTGTAAGCTATGTGGAGTTTGACCAATTAACATCTGTGCACGTAAATTCGACAGACGAACTATTTCTTGCAAGTGGCTACTCTAAAGATGTTGCTTTGTATGACATCAGCAGCGGAAAACGCATCCAGGTGTTCACTGATATGCACCGCCAGCATATCAATGTTGTTAAGTTTGCAAACCATTCCCCTTCCCTTTTTGCCACGTCGTCATTCGATCAGGATATTAAAATGTGGGATTTAAGACAAAAACCGGTGCAGCCTTGCTATAAAACTTCAAGCTGTCGAGGAAATGTCATGGTTTGCTTTTCTCCAGACGACCACTATCTACTTGCTTCTGCTATTGATAATGAG GTAAAACAATTTCTGGCTGTTGATGGAAGGCTTCATCTGGATTTTGGAATAGCTTCAACCGGAAGCACTCAAAATTACACTCGTTCTTATTACATGAATGGTAGAGACTATGTTATTAGTGGAAGTTGCGACGAAAACGTAGTCCGCATTTGTTGTGCTCAAACGGGGAGAAGACTCAGGGATATAACTTTTAAT GGCAAAGGTTCAAGGACCTCAATGTTTGTGCAATCTTTAAGAAGCGATCCTTACAGA GATTTCAACATGAGTATCTTAGCAGCATATTCGCGTCCCGGATCTAACTCTGAAATTCTCAAG GTTAACTTGCTAGCATCCAGCGACTACGATAAAGAGTACTTGTGCCAAGATAACCGTAGCCAATTATGCAGTATGGGGGGTTGA